In one Canis lupus dingo isolate Sandy chromosome 16, ASM325472v2, whole genome shotgun sequence genomic region, the following are encoded:
- the LOC112651019 gene encoding olfactory receptor 9A4 — protein sequence MLGNQSSATEFYLLGFPGSKELHHLLFATFFFFYSVTLMGNMVIILIVCADKRLQSPMYFFLGHLSALEILVTSVIVPVMLWGLLLPGMQTISLAACVTQLFLYLSLGTTEFALLGAMAVDRYVAVCNPLRYNVIMNSRTCIWVVIVSWVFGFLFQIWPVYATFQLTFCKSNVVNNFFCDRGQLLKLSCNNTLFIEFILFLMAVFVLFGSLIPTIISYTYIISTILKIPSASGRRKAFSTCASHFTCVVIGYGSCLFLYVKPKQTQAADYNRVVSLMVSVVTPFLNPFIFTLRNDKVIEALWDGMKRCCQLFNN from the coding sequence ATGTTGGGGAATCAGTCTAGTGCCACTGAATTTTATCTCCTTGGCTTCCCTGGCTCCAAGGAACTACACCATCTTCTCTTTgctaccttcttcttcttctactcaGTGACATTAATGGGAAACATGGTCATCATCTTGATTGTGTGTGCTGATAAACGTCTGCAGTCccccatgtatttcttccttgGTCACCTCTCTGCCTTGGAGATCTTGGTTACATCTGTTATTGTGCCTGTGATGCTTTGGGGGTTGCTGCTCCCTGGGATGCAGACGATATCTTTGGCTGCATGTGTCACCCAGCTCTTCCTGTACCTTTCTCTGGGGACCACCGAGTTTGCATTACTGGGAGCAATGGCTGTGGACCGTTATGTGGCTGTCTGTAACCCTTTGAGGTACAATGTCATTATGAACAGCCGCACCTGTATCTGGGTGGTCATTGTGTCATGGGTGTTTGGTTTCCTATTTCAAATCTGGCCAGTGTATGCCACATTTCAGCTTACGTTCTGCAAATCCAATGTGGTGAACAATTTCTTCTGTGACCGAGGGCAATTGCTCAAACTATCCTGCAACAATACTCTTTTCATAGAGTTTATTCTATTCCTAATGgctgtctttgttctttttggttCTCTGATCCCTACAATCATCTCCTACACCTACATCATCTCCACCATCCTCAAGATTCCCTCAGCCTCTGGGCGAAGGAAAGCCTTTTCTACGTGTGCGTCCCACTTCACTTGTGTTGTGATCGGCTATGGCAGTTGCTTGTTCCTCTATGTGAAACCCAAGCAAACACAGGCGGCAGATTACAATAGAGTGGTTTCCTTGATGGTTTCAGTGGTTACTCCTTTCCTCAACCCTTTCATCTTCACCCTTCGAAATGACAAAGTCATAGAAGCCCTATGGGATGGAATGAAAAGATGCTGTCAACTATTCAATAactaa